The following coding sequences lie in one Fusarium poae strain DAOMC 252244 chromosome 1, whole genome shotgun sequence genomic window:
- a CDS encoding hypothetical protein (BUSCO:55789at5125) — translation MAGKFEPKTAVTLDPPKDDIISKEELAKANGTTSPPQDAQQGMGICATEGGKCYVAIKGKVYDVTGNKAYLPGASYNVFAGKDASRALAKSSTKQEDALPEWQDLDDKEKKVLNDWITFFSKRYNIVGVVEGATNME, via the exons ATGGCTGGAAAGTTTGAGCCCAAGACCGCCGTTACCCTCGATCCTCCAAAGGACGACATCATCTCCAAGGAGGAGCTCGCCAAGGCCAACGGTACGACCTCACCTCCTCAAGACGCTCAGCAAGGCATGGGGATAT GCGCTACTGAAGGGGGCAAGTGCTACGTGGCTATCAAG GGCAAGGTTTATGATGTGACTGGTAACAAGGCCTACCTCCCTGGAGCTTCTTACAACG TCTTTGCTGGTAAGGACGCCTCAAGAGCTCTGGCCAAGTCCTCGACAAAACAGGAAGATGCGCTTCCAGAGTGGCAGGACTTGGATGATAAGGAAAAAAAGGTCCTCAACGACTGGAttaccttcttctccaagcgGTACAACATCGTTGGTGTCGTGGAGGGCGCCACAAACATGGAATGA
- a CDS encoding hypothetical protein (BUSCO:33445at5125), producing MDSFNSLQDRRNSSTMSPQIAQQDANLAGLGQPRSQTTSSIYPSWSGAGDDPWTPLSFDSSNTRSQIFGSANFQTSYQEYQNYRSKPLLSECDTNPDDSAYGSRLTHSIGNPSTYGEDLDPDIQTLDSQNADTQLVNSDLESLQLQCQSVVSDSQQYPDQWTRPRPPASVATAPVGGERRWSCRECSKTCRTRSELRKHELKHSLPWCCNVSGCSRSKGFTSKNDLDRHKRTVHNDRTVSGRAFVCNIGGCAKKTKIWPRADNFRSHLERMHHKTYSANDDLTEYVYRPVPSQGLEGVGGSAMAYLQAQEQSPGLAHPSTILLFRGHGGDRRASQPQPGISGLSRGPAPISIDRDITGLAPVRESDENFIRPDILSGPVTMSQDRWPGPPTSGEDAPGDDITTSESGQHDDAAPDDMDGVQESETLEMETSSVSDNSSSQQPDIGMIDADEAQQTPRAVILADQSSLDSPNNSLVSYEILDKIPKEVIASYMKKHSTEIRDETPKPDVPGGKNQAHVHKCQDCDKPFPRLCELKKHQKRHSKPYGCTFLNCNKTFGSKNDWKRHESIQHYQLEVWVCNCTNSSGELCDKVCHRRESFRSHLTKEHKVSDQRELEEKVDTCRRGRHCDAHFWCGFCQETIEIKEADNTWTKRCDHIDDHFSGRDIPQRDISEWVHEKGPGTSIDTPPKAAPESSSVSFVPDPKTPQPLGSQDNSSGDRRDWKDTYMWLCCYCNNENSLGHNKVCFDCNRRKCDNCNVHTLPQLSDN from the exons atggaCTCGTTCAACTCTCTACAAGACCGACGAAACAGCTCAACCATGTCCCCTCAGATAGCTCAACAAGATGCCAATCTGGCGGGCCTGGGCCAGCCAAGGTCCCAGACTACAAGTTCCATCTATCCGAGCTGGTCTGGTGCAGGCGACGACCCTTGGACTCCCCTCTCCTTTGATTCCTCGAATACTCGCTCGCAGATTTTTGGGTCTGCCAACTTTCAGACTTCATACCAAGAATACCAAAATTATAGGAGCAAACCGCTGCTGTCTGAATGTGATACCAACCCAGATGACTCAGCTTACGGAAGTCGTCTTACTCATAGCATCGGCAATCCTTCTACATATGGCGAAGACCTTGATCCAGATATCCAGACGTTGGATTCGCAAAATGCTGATACGCAACTCGTCAATAGCGATCTCGAATCGCTCCAACTCCAATGCCAGTCTGTTGTCAGTGATTCTCAGCAGTATCCAGATCAATGGACTCGCCCTCGTCCGCCTGCCAGCGTGGCCACAGCACCTGTTGGCGGAGAAAGACGATGGAGCTGCAGAGAATGCTCGAAGACATGCCGTACTCGATCGGAGCTGAG AAAACATGAATTGAAACACTCTCTTCCCTGGTGTTGCAATGTCTCAGGTTGCTCACGCAGTAAAGGATTCACTTCAAAGAATGATCTTGACAGACATAAGAGGACTGTACACAATGATCGAACAGTTTCTGGCCGTGCATTTGTATGCAACATCGGTGGTTGTGCGAAAAAGACCAAAATCTGGCCCAGGGCAGATAACTTCCGCTCCCACTTGGAGAGGATGCATCATAAAACATATTCAGCCAACGATGATCTGACGGAATATGTTTATCG TCCCGTCCCGTCACAAGGTCTCGAGGGTGTTGGGGGAAGTGCTATGGCATACCTCCAGGCCCAGGAGCAATCACCTGGCTTGGCCCATCCTTCTACAATTCTATTATTCCGCGGACACGGCGGGGACAGGCGAGCTTCACAGCCTCAACCTGGCATCAGCGGCCTGTCCCGAGGCCCGGCCCCTATTTCGATCGACCGAGATATAACAGGCCTAGCTCCCGTACGAGAAAGCGACGAAAACTTTATTCGACCCGATATACTCAGTGGGCCTGTTACTATGTCTCAAGATCGGTGGCCAGGGCCCCCTACCTCTGGAGAGGATGCACCAGGTGATGATATCACAACTTCTGAGTCTGGGCAACATGACGATGCCGCCCCAGATGACATGGACGGCGTGCAAGAAAGCGAAACCTTGGAAATGGAAACATCTAGCGTCAGCGACAATTCGAGCTCCCAGCAACCCGATATTGGAATGATAGATGCCGATGAAGCTCAGCAAACCCCAAGGGCGGTCATATTGGCAGACCAATCCAGCCTTGACTCTCCCAACAACAGTCTAGTGTCATATGAAATTCTCGACAAAATCCCGAAAGAAGTTATTGCAAGCTATATGAAGAAGCACTCGACTGAAATCAGGGATGAGACCCCGAAACCGGATGTGCCTGGTGGCAAGAACCAAGCTCATGTACACAAGTGCCAGGACTGCGATAAACCGTTTCCACGCCTATGTGAACTTAA AAAACATCAAAAGAGGCACTCAAAACCTTACGGGTGTACTTTTTTGAACTGCAACAAGACATTTGGAAGCAAGAACGACTGGAAGCGACATGAGAGTATCCAGCACTACCAGCTCGAGGTATGGGTATGCAATTGCACCAACTCTAGTGGCGAGCTTTGTGACAAGGTCTGCCACCGCCGCGAGAGCTTCAGAAGCCATCTTAcgaaagagcataaagtctCTGACCAACGTGAACTGGAAGAAAAGGTCGACACATGTAGAAGAGGCCGTCATTGTGATGCCCATTTCTGGTGCGGCTTTTGCCAGGAAACCATCGAGATCAAAGAAGCAGACAACACATGGACCAAACGCTGTGACCATATTGATGATCACTTCTCTGGTCGCGATATACCTCAAAGGGACATCAGCGAATGGGTACATGAGAAAGGTCCCGGCACTTCAATCGATACTCCCCCGAAAGCTGCACCTGAGTCTTCATCTGTTTCATTTGTCCCTGATCCGAAAACACCTCAACCTTTGGGATCACAGGATAATAGCAGCGGAGATCGCCGAGACTGGAAGGACACATACATGTGGTTATGC TGCTATTGTAATAATGAGAATAGCCTTGGTCACAACAAGGTGTGCTTTGATTGCAATCGACGGAAGTGCGATAATTGTAATGTGCATACACTGCCTCAGCTTAGCGATAACTAG
- a CDS encoding hypothetical protein (TransMembrane:1 (i120-143o)~BUSCO:23590at5125), translating into MSVSAIASLRPLRGRCWQNKNASLLSIQLQSRTTTLNFRTVIHLRLDQHRFKTTNSSDRHHDDDLKAKRDQLPQKNQPSTQPQITFRQFAGRALAAGLRSLAVAMSPTGIKTAYKQNPGATTLGIFVLAVVSTIGAYTVYLYFNYFYHYQFTRYPKPIANSLRRALYYTNINPDAELALKYYKRAMDQCAEHGLDPYSDEVLGIRIQTSYWLEKITNYNGCLQVLEGILADCNRWINVMEQSVKDGKVSDDGRLIKPKSETTETPSNQVATSATSTTEQEKSDEEEVPESLWHKRQRILAKTVGIAIKLGELYADEHVLDPDNSQKHLIWAVETALKEARRRKAEGIKPGEGDWLSPGQMGGAMESLGRDYERKSQFHLAIPLFFQALRLCETPCHRPIIMNNLAASFAQHPIFVPANSAPSDMIKELHDPAMPATRKECLEAAQNWAKNAYKHAKDVTGDERTAECDEACAVALCNWGDVAAMLGNNDLARKKYKQCIEMAGKLGFPDAVKQARSGLAKLP; encoded by the coding sequence ATGTCGGTTTCAGCGATTGCTTCGCTGAGGCCCCTTCGTGGGAGGTGCTGGCAGAATAAAAATGCCAGCCTTCTCTCCATTCAACTCCAATCGCGAACCACCACTCTTAACTTCCGCACCGTTATCCATCTCCGATTAGACCAACATCGATTCAAGACGACCAATTCATCCGATAGACACCATGACGATGACCTCAAAGCCAAAAGGGACCAGCTACCACAAAAGAATCAACCCTCGACGCAGCCACAGATCACCTTTCGTCAATTCGCTGGCCGAGCCCTCGCTGCTGGTCTTCGCAGTCTCGCAGTAGCCATGAGCCCAACTGGTATCAAGACAGCGTATAAGCAAAACCCAGGTGCCACAACACTAGGAATATTCGTTCTTGCCGTGGTATCTACCATTGGTGCATATACAGTTTACCTCTACTTCAACTACTTCTACCACTACCAATTCACGAGATACCCCAAGCCTATCGCCAACTCCTTGCGACGTGCACTATACTACACCAACATCAATCCCGATGCCGAACTAGCTCTGAAGTACTACAAGCGGGCTATGGATCAATGCGCCGAGCATGGCTTAGATCCCTACTCTGATGAGGTCCTGGGTATTCGAATCCAGACCTCTTACTGGCTTGAGAAGATCACAAATTACAACGGATGTCTCCAGGTTTTGGAAGGCATCCTCGCCGATTGTAACAGGTGGATCAATGTCATGGAGCAATCCGTGAAGGACGGCAAAGTCAGCGACGATGGCAGACTTATCAAGCCCAAGTCAGAAACTACCGAGACACCTTCAAATCAAGTCGCCACTAGCGCTACGTCTACCACTGAGCAAGAAAAatcagatgaagaagaagtaccTGAGAGCCTATGGCACAAGAGGCAGCGCATTCTCGCCAAGACGGTTGGAATTGCTATCAAACTTGGAGAGCTGTATGCTGATGAACATGTTCTCGATCCTGACAACTCTCAAAAACACCTCATCTGGGCTGTTGAAACTGCATTGAAGGAGGCTCGCCGCCGCAAAGCCGAAGGTATCAAGCCTGGTGAGGGTGACTGGCTGAGCCCCGGACAAATGGGCGGCGCTATGGAGTCATTGGGTCGCGATTATGAGCGCAAGAGCCAATTCCACCTCGCCATCCCTCTGTTCTTCCAGGCTCTTCGCCTTTGCGAGACGCCTTGCCACCGCCCCATCATCATGAACAATCTCGCCGCCAGCTTTGCTCAGCATCCTATCTTTGTCCCAGCCAACAGCGCACCCTCTGACATGATCAAGGAGTTGCATGACCCTGCTATGCCTGCTACCCGAAAGGAATGCCTAGAGGCTGCGCAAAACTGGGCTAAGAACGCCTACAAGCACGCTAAGGATGTTACTGGCGACGAACGCACAGCTGAGTGTGATGAGGCATGTGCAGTTGCTCTGTGTAACTGGGGCGATGTCGCCGCCATGCTCGGAAACAATGACCTGGCTCGCAAGAAGTACAAGCAGTGTATCGAGATGGCGGGCAAGCTTGGATTTCCGGATGCAGTAAAGCAGGCCCGTTCAGGGCTTGCAAAGCTgccttaa
- a CDS encoding hypothetical protein (BUSCO:44945at5125) — translation MAAKEKKEKKSKSSRSEFKAEKPEKVVKLENAEIETAEAEDVDMAESEPASSSKRKIELEEIEVNVDAPEPPSKRAKRALKKGKAMPAKQGSDDEKKEEGKDKKTRSEHSVWIGNLPFYITPVEMRKWLVDNSGGVITDEMITRIKLPTNKEPGRDKSAKPTNKGFAYVDFSDIGPKVSAISLTESDLGGRKLLIKDATSFEGRPKKEAKATEDAADGKTATEQKQDVNASRKIFVGNMGFKTTDEDLSRNFEKCGEIEWVKVATFEDTGKCKGFGWVKFKEPEAAAWAVKGFVKIKEEIETEEDFKDDEEKDKSQQKQFKTRKWWVNRLMGRELKIELAEDDQARYKKRFGKERKADDNDSNPRGRPPPRRNDRGDNRAGENKGASEGTTKPLKEAEDIAVARLTGAVVKHTGSKMTFD, via the coding sequence aTGGcggcaaaagaaaagaaggagaagaagtccAAGTCTTCCCGATCGGAATTTAAGGCTGAGAAGCCTGAGAAGGTCGTCAAGCTCGAAAATGCCGAAATCGAAACCgcagaagctgaagatgtcGACATGGCAGAGTCTGAACCCGCGTCCTCTTCCAAGCGCAAGATCGAGCTTGAGGAAATCGAAGTCAATGTAGACGCCCCAGAACCCCCATCCAAGCGCGCAAAGCGTGCgctcaagaagggcaaggcaATGCCCGCTAAGCAAGGcagcgacgacgagaagaaagaggagggcaaggacaagaagaccCGGTCGGAGCACAGTGTCTGGATTGGTAACCTACCTTTCTACATCACGCCTGTCGAGATGCGCAAGTGGCTCGTGGATAACTCTGGAGGTGTCATCACCGACGAGATGATTACCCGTATCAAGCTACCAACCAACAAGGAGCCCGGCCGAGACAAGAGCGCCAAGCCCACAAACAAGGGATTCGCCTACGTCGATTTCTCAGATATTGGACCCAAGGTCTCTGCCATCTCGCTCACTGAGAGTGACCTCGGCGGCCGAAAACTTCTCATCAAGGACGCGACATCCTTTGAGGGCCGACCCAAGAAGGAGGCTAAGGCTACTGAGGACGCGGCTGACGGCAAAACCGCCACAGAGCAGAAGCAGGATGTCAATGCCAGTCGCAAGATCTTTGTAGGCAACATGGGTTTCAAGACAACCGATGAGGACCTGTCTAGAAACTTTGAAAAGTGTGGCGAGATCGAATGGGTCAAGGTTGCCACGTTCGAGGACACCGGAAAGTGCAAGGGCTTTGGTTGGGTCAAGTTCAAGGAACCCGAGGCTGCGGCGTGGGCTGTCAAGGGCtttgtcaagatcaaggaagaGATTGAGACAGAAGAGGATTTCAAGGACGATGAAGAGAAAGACAAGTCTCAGCAGAAGCAATTCAAGACGCGCAAATGGTGGGTGAACCGATTGATGGGCCGTGAGCTCAAGATTGAGCTGGCAGAGGACGACCAAGCGCGATACAAGAAGCGATTCGGCAAGGAGAGAAAGGCAGACGACAATGACAGCAACCCACGAGGCCGTCCTCCACCACGCAGAAACGACCGGGGTGATAATAGAGCTGGTGAAAACAAGGGCGCAAGTGAGGGCACAACAAAGCCTCTCAAGGAGGCTGAAGATATTGCTGTTGCTAGATTGACGGGTGCGGTGGTGAAGCACACGGGTTCCAAGATGACGTTTGATTAA
- the STS1 gene encoding Tethering factor for nuclear proteasome sts1, translated as MNVLLSPQPPVFPHQHENPRLSPQRSLSPFHNMNPRKRKADEDGDETMSPRSSPTISARAVARPSKKVRANEVIGRPLTLPRLLETLDTSQLRTVLERICETHPDIGHEVVTQAPRPSVSSAVEVLQGYEQKMKDAIPYGESSPEYTYYRVKEPLVAFIDALSDFTPQFLPPNETQPTRSLEFLNEATDFIHRLPNWEPHAYRHHKETAYEEISKAWALVINEAGKKGGGLNLHSGGWDQILSRHNEQSGGRLSTAIHAMSMSVGWMGSNANATSGGASDSILNQLMAGSYGAPVRVGPW; from the exons ATGAACGTTTTACTCTCGCCACAACCTCCGGTTTTCCCTCACCAGCACGAAAACCCTCGTCTCTCCCCCCAACGGTCTC TGTCCCCATTTCACAACATGAACCCCCGTAAGCGAAAAGCTGACGAGGATGGCGACGAGACAATGTCACCCAGAAGTTCTCCTACCATCTCTGCTCGAGCTGTTGCTCGGCCCTCCAAGAAAGTCCGTGCAAATGAAGTTATTGGACGACCTCTTACTCTCCCCCGACTTCTCGAAACCCTCGACACTTCACAACTGAGAACTGTTCTCGAGCGCATTTGCGAAACACACCCTGATATCGGCCACGAAGTTGTCACCCAGGCTCCCCGCCCCTCAGTCTCCTCTGCCGTCGAAGTCTTGCAAGGGTATGAGCAGAAAATGAAGGATGCCATTCCTTATGGCGAGTCCAGCCCCGAATACACTTATTACCGGGTCAAGGAGCCGCTAGTTGCATTCATTGACGCTCTGTCCGATTTCACTCCTCAATTTCTTCCACCTAATGAGACTCAGCCTACCAGGTCTCTCGAATTCTTGAACGAGGCTACCGATTTTATCCATAGGCTGCCAAACTGGGAACCGCACGCATATCGACATCACAAAGAGACCGCATATGAAGAGATATCCAAGGCTTGGGCGCTCGTTATTAACGAGGCAGGCAAGAAAGGTGGAGGTCTCAACTTGCATTCCGGAGGATGGGATCAGATTCTGTCTCGACACAATGAACAGTCTGGTGGTCGTCTCTCCACCGCTATTCACGCCATGTCCATGAGTGTTGGATGGATGGGTTCCAACGCAAATGCTACATCTGGTGGTGCCTCAGACTCCATATTAAACCAATTGATGGCGGGTTCATATGGAGCCCCTGTTCGGGTTGGACCCTGGTAA